In the Dolichospermum flos-aquae CCAP 1403/13F genome, GTTAAAATTAGCGATTTAGAGGATATTTTAGCTAGACGGGAACGGGTGCTAGAAATCATTGAAACGGAAATTAGTCAAATTAAAACCAGCTTTGCCACACCCAGGAGAACAGTAATTACTCATGGGGAAGGAGACATAGATGATATTGATTTAATTGCCAATGAAAAGGCGATTATTCTAGTAACAGAACAAGGTTACATCAAACGGATGCCCGTCAACACCTTTGAATCCCAAAGTCGGGCTACCAGAGGTAAAGCGGGGGCAAAAGTCAAAGATGATGATACCATTGAGCATTTTTTGACCTGCTGCGACCATGATAGTATCTTATTCTTTAGCGATCGCGGAGTCGTGTATTGCCTGAGAGCATATCAAATTCCCGTCAGTTCGCGCACCAGTCGGGGGACACCGATTGTACAAATGTTGCCCATTCCCAAAGAAGAAAAAATTACCTCTATTGTCCCCGTAGACGAATTTAGCAGCGAAGAATATCTCGTCATGCTCACCAAAGGCGGTAACATCAAAAAAACCGTCCTGGAAGCATTTAGCCACATTCGCGCCAACGGATTAATTGCCATATCCTTAGAAGAAGGCGACCAACTGCGCTGGGTGAGAAGAGCTAGAGTAGAAGACAGCATCATTATCGGTTCACGTCAAGGTATGGCCATTCACTTCCGCTGTACTCATGATCAACTGCGTCCCTTGGGTAGAGCCACTCGTGGTGTAAAATCCATGAAACTCAAGAACAAAGACGAACTCATCGGTATGGACATCCTTCCTGCGGCTATTCTTGATACCTTAGCTACTGTCATAGAAGGGGAAAGCGAAGAAATCGAAGAAACCGCAGAAATTGAAGAAATTGTAGAAACCGCAGAAATTGCCGAAATCGAAAATAGCGAGGAAATTGTAGAAGTCAGCAACGCCAACAGTACCGGACCTTGGGTATTAGTGATTACCATGGGCGGTTATGGCAAACGCGTTCCCGTTTCTCAATTTCGACTGCAAAACCGTGCTGGTCAAGGTTTAATGGCCACCAAATTCAAAAACCGCAAAACCAAAGACAAATTAGCCACCTTGCGAATTGTCAACAGCGACGAAGAAATCATGATGGCCACCAATCGCGGTATCATTATTCGTCAAGCGGTCAATGCCATTTCTATTCAATCCAGATCAGCCACCGGAGTCAGAGTGCAACGTCTAGACGAAGATGATGCCATTACCGGAGTTGCAATTGTCCCCCCCGACACAGGTGATAATGGGGAGCTAGAAGAAGCAGAATAGACAATTAACAAGAAACAAGATCCCCGACTTCTTAGAGAAGTCGGGGATCTGAATTCCTTCCTTTAGGTACTTTAGGACACAAGGAGATGATCAAACTCGGACAGCAAAAGATTTCTAAATCCATTAAATATTATACCTTATCTTTTATCAGTGGCATATTCATGGGAACGACCGTTGCCCCTATTGGTGCATGGTTTCTAGCCTGGATTGCCCTTGTACCCCTATGGATACTAATTATTAAATATACATCCAAAACAGATCCCCCTGCCCCCCGCCCCCTGCCCCTTGCCCTAATTTGGGGTATCGGTTATCACGGAGTTGCCTTGTCATGGATTACAGGGATTCATCCAATGGATTGGTTAGGTGTCCCCTGGTTGCCTAGTTTAATTATTACCCTCCTTTGTTGGGCATTTATTAGCCTTTGGGGGGGGATATTAGTCTCTGTTTGGGCAGCTTTAATGGTGCGTCTAGATAGGGGAAATCCTTGGTTGCGTGTTCTCATTGGTACAGCCATTTGGTGTGGCTTAGAAAGCCTCTGGAGTGCAAGTCCTCTATGGTGGAGTTCTCTGGCTTACACTCAATCACCGCAAAATCTGGTAATTTTACATTTAGGACAGCTTTCTGGACCAAATACTGTAACAGCGGTAATTGTGGCGTTTAATGGTTTAATTGCGGAATATCTCACGCAATCTCTCTTAGAGATCCCTAAGGGTAGGCGCAAAGGCGCAAAGGAGGAGGGGAGTTTAGGGAAAGGTTTTGTCAATGGTTATTTAATTTTGGCTGTTTCGTTATTAATTATTTCTCATTTTATCGGTTTTATTCTCTACACTGCACCCCTAAATTCAACCCCAAGTACGGCTTTGAAAATTGGCATTATTCAGGGTAATATTCCTAATAAAATTAAGGTTCTTCCTGAAGGTTTACGTCGGGCTATGACAGCTTACACTGAAGGATATTTAAGTTTAACTAATCAAGGTGTCCAAGCTGTTCTTACCCCGGAGGCTTCTATACCTATTTTTTCTCGTGATTTACTTCAAACTCCTTTATTCGCAGCTATTCGGGAAAAGGGTGTAATAGCTTGGATAGGTGCATTTGGTGAACAAGGAAGTAGTTATACAAATAGTTTATTTACGGTTCTTGGGAATGGGGCAATTACTAGCCGCTATGATAAATCTAAACTTGTGCCATTGGGAGAATATATTCCTTTTGAAAATATTTTAGGGGGAATTATTCAACGTCTATCACCGCTAGAAGCACACCAAGTTCCGGGTAAAGCCAAGCAAATTTTTAATACTCCTTTTGGAAGAGTAATTATTGGTATTTGTTATGAATCAGCTTTTGCGGAAAACTTCCGATATCAAGCTTCTATGGGGGGAAAATTTATGCTCAGTTCTTCCAATGATGCCCATTATACGGCAGCAATGGCAAATCAACATCATGCCCAGGATATCATGCGGGCAATTGAAACTGATAGATGGGCTGTGAGGGCAACAAATACAGGTTATTCGGCATTTATTAATCCCCATGGGCAAACTCTCTGGAAATCGGCTTATAACACCTATCAAACTCATGCAGAAACTATTTATCCTCGTCAAACTCAGACTTTATATGTGCAGTGGGGTGATTGGTTGACCCCTTTATTGTTGCTTCTAAGTGCTTTAATTTGGCTTTTTTGATTTCCTCTCTACTGTATTTTCCTCTCCCAATAGAAAGTGGTCTGAAAATAGAAGTATTTGCTTGCTGCCTAAGAGGATGTTTGAAAAGTTTTGAATGTATAAATTGACCCCTCTCCAAACCTCTCCCCGACGCGGGGAGAGGCTTTGAAAACCCCATTCCCTGGTAGGGAAGGGGGGCAGGGGGGTTAGGTTTTTGGAGATTATGGGTTTCATCTGATACTTTCCAAACAACCTCTAAG is a window encoding:
- the lnt gene encoding apolipoprotein N-acyltransferase, encoding MGTTVAPIGAWFLAWIALVPLWILIIKYTSKTDPPAPRPLPLALIWGIGYHGVALSWITGIHPMDWLGVPWLPSLIITLLCWAFISLWGGILVSVWAALMVRLDRGNPWLRVLIGTAIWCGLESLWSASPLWWSSLAYTQSPQNLVILHLGQLSGPNTVTAVIVAFNGLIAEYLTQSLLEIPKGRRKGAKEEGSLGKGFVNGYLILAVSLLIISHFIGFILYTAPLNSTPSTALKIGIIQGNIPNKIKVLPEGLRRAMTAYTEGYLSLTNQGVQAVLTPEASIPIFSRDLLQTPLFAAIREKGVIAWIGAFGEQGSSYTNSLFTVLGNGAITSRYDKSKLVPLGEYIPFENILGGIIQRLSPLEAHQVPGKAKQIFNTPFGRVIIGICYESAFAENFRYQASMGGKFMLSSSNDAHYTAAMANQHHAQDIMRAIETDRWAVRATNTGYSAFINPHGQTLWKSAYNTYQTHAETIYPRQTQTLYVQWGDWLTPLLLLLSALIWLF